A window of Bradyrhizobium quebecense genomic DNA:
TCGTATTTGGGCGTGTAGCTCTCGATGAAGGCGTCGAACGCCAGCTCGGCGGCGGCCTTGGTTTCGGCCATCCAGATCTCTAGCCCGTCTTATTCATGATTGCCGGGCGGGGCAGCTGGAACATTTCCGGTCGGGGTGAAGGCGCGCGCGAACGCTTCGGCTTTTTCGCCGCTTTTCGACCCGACTTCGTGAACGCGTTGGAGGACGGCAGCGGGGTGACCGGGGGCTCATGCCCCGCGCGTCAGGGTGCTTGCGGGACCAGAGCGTTTACCAAGCCGCGGAACAGGTCGGCGTCGGGGCACGCCGCAGCGAAGGCGAGACGGACGCGGGTGGCGGTCTCGATGACGCGGGCTGCGATCTTGAGAAGCCTGAGCCTGATCGTGTTGAACTCGGCCGTTGCCAGATCGCGCGGCTTTGGGATGGCATCGCGCACGGCGAGGATGAGCCAATAGGCGGCGGTGTGGAAGACGAGGCGGACCTGGTTGGCGAGCGCCGAGCGGCAACTGGTGCGATCGGAGGCGAGCTGGGTCTTGTGCAGCTTGATCAGGTTCTCGGCCTGTCCGCGAGCGCAATAGAGGCTGTCATAGATCCACTCAGCCGAGCCGATATCCAGGCTGGTGACGACGTAGCGGACGTCGAGCCCTTGTTGGGTTGCCTCGATGCGGGCGACGACGCGGCGCTCACGATGCCAGGAGCCGGCCGCGTGGCAGGTCTCGGTGTAGCCGCGAACCACGATCTTGTTCTCGATCGCACGTTCGGTTCGAAATGCATCACAGACCTCGTCGACCTTTCTGGCGAGCGGCTTCGTGCCGGCTAGCGCGAAGATGTAATCGACGCCGTTTTGCTCGCAAAAAGTCATCGCCTCGGGGCCGGCGTAATGGCTGTCGCCGCGGAAGGTGATACGCGTATCGGGCCAGCGCCGGCGAATGCGCCGAACCAGGCGGCGCAGGTGTGCCCGCACCTCGCGGCCGCTCGGCGTCTTGCCGGGGCGCAGGATGACCGCAACAGGCCGGCTGTGCTCGGTGTCGTAGACGTGGATCGGCAGGAAGCAGTGTTCATCATAATGGGCGTTGAACAGCGAGAGTTGCTGACGGCCATGCACCACGTCGACCGTGTCGTCGATGTCGAGCGTGATTGCGCTCGGCGCTCGCGCGTAGCTGTCCATCCATAGGTCAACCAGCACAGAGCTCAGCCGGATCACCTCGCGCAGGTGTGGTGCATTCTCCAGGCGCGATAGGGTCGGCTGCGAACACAGATCCCGGCCAGTGTCCGGCAGTCGGCCGCAAGCCAGCTTGAACGCCGGATCGCCGCGTAAACGATCGAGATCATTGCCATCCTCGTAGCCACACGCGATGGCGAAGATGCGGGCGCGGATCATATCCGCAAGGCTGTGCACGATGCGTCCCGGATCGCGCCGCTCGGGGAATACGCAGGACAACTTCGCGGCCAAGCCGAGGCGCCGGTCCGCCATGGCCAGAAGCATGACGCCGCCATCCGACGTCAGCTTGCCGCCGTCGAACGAGGCTGTGATCTTCTTGTGGGAAACGGCTGGAAATGAGAACGGCAGACTCGTATCGTCGGTCATGGCGAGTGTGGCGGCCCGGATGCGCGGAGGGTGGGTGTCAGCAACCG
This region includes:
- a CDS encoding IS1380 family transposase; this translates as MTDDTSLPFSFPAVSHKKITASFDGGKLTSDGGVMLLAMADRRLGLAAKLSCVFPERRDPGRIVHSLADMIRARIFAIACGYEDGNDLDRLRGDPAFKLACGRLPDTGRDLCSQPTLSRLENAPHLREVIRLSSVLVDLWMDSYARAPSAITLDIDDTVDVVHGRQQLSLFNAHYDEHCFLPIHVYDTEHSRPVAVILRPGKTPSGREVRAHLRRLVRRIRRRWPDTRITFRGDSHYAGPEAMTFCEQNGVDYIFALAGTKPLARKVDEVCDAFRTERAIENKIVVRGYTETCHAAGSWHRERRVVARIEATQQGLDVRYVVTSLDIGSAEWIYDSLYCARGQAENLIKLHKTQLASDRTSCRSALANQVRLVFHTAAYWLILAVRDAIPKPRDLATAEFNTIRLRLLKIAARVIETATRVRLAFAAACPDADLFRGLVNALVPQAP